In Candidatus Ancaeobacter aquaticus, the following proteins share a genomic window:
- the trpD gene encoding anthranilate phosphoribosyltransferase: MFIKKVIKMVVQGENISCDIAHKVMNEIMDGNTTDAQIAAFCTAIKIKGESSEEIYGCALAMREHAFKLSIDIPNLVDTCGTGGDCKNTINVSTLASFVACGAGITIAKHGNRAVSSSCGSADILEALGIKIDMHPKHVEKCLQDVGMVFLFAPVYHSAMKHAAQARNDIGMRTIFNMLGPLTNPLHTKKQLIGVYDPSLTVKMAEVLHKLGTTDAFVVHGLDGLDEVSLNEPTIITELRNGSIKTYEFHPQKHGIKRSGLEGISALTREDNYKKTQALLNGEDDGPISTIVLINAAYVIMVSDKTISFDTALEMAKESLSSGKAYEAVQKLKEFTHEHS, from the coding sequence ATGTTTATTAAAAAAGTGATCAAAATGGTAGTGCAGGGCGAGAATATCTCATGTGATATTGCGCATAAAGTCATGAATGAAATTATGGATGGAAATACGACTGATGCACAAATTGCTGCATTTTGTACTGCCATTAAAATAAAGGGCGAGTCATCTGAAGAGATTTATGGGTGTGCTTTGGCAATGCGCGAACATGCATTTAAATTATCTATTGATATTCCTAACCTGGTCGATACCTGCGGAACTGGTGGAGATTGCAAAAACACGATAAATGTATCGACATTAGCAAGTTTTGTTGCCTGTGGGGCCGGCATTACCATAGCAAAACATGGAAATAGAGCAGTTTCAAGTTCTTGTGGAAGCGCAGATATATTGGAGGCCCTTGGCATTAAAATTGATATGCATCCAAAACATGTTGAAAAATGTTTGCAGGATGTTGGGATGGTGTTCCTCTTTGCACCAGTTTATCATAGTGCAATGAAACATGCCGCTCAAGCACGCAATGATATTGGTATGAGAACAATTTTTAATATGCTTGGACCATTAACAAACCCACTGCATACTAAAAAACAACTTATTGGTGTTTATGACCCGTCTCTTACCGTAAAAATGGCTGAAGTCTTACATAAACTCGGCACAACTGATGCATTCGTTGTTCATGGATTAGATGGGCTTGATGAAGTAAGCCTAAATGAGCCAACAATTATAACCGAACTAAGGAACGGCTCCATTAAAACATATGAGTTTCATCCTCAAAAACATGGAATAAAACGTTCAGGATTAGAAGGTATAAGCGCTCTAACAAGAGAAGATAACTATAAAAAGACACAAGCACTTCTTAATGGTGAAGATGATGGCCCTATTAGCACCATAGTTCTTATTAATGCTGCTTATGTCATTATGGTATCAGACAAAACAATTTCATTTGATACTGCATTAGAAATGGCTAAAGAATCGCTTAGTTCCGGTAAGGCATATGAAGCAGTACAAAAACTAAAAGAGTTTACCCATGAACATTCTTGA